The DNA segment GCCGTTTTTCTCCTTCTGCCAGTTTTTTCAGCCCGGCGCGGTTCAGAATTTGGATTTGACGCGCTTCCCGGATTGCAATCAGCCCTTCGTTGCTCATGCGGGCAAGAATCCGTGAAAGGGTTTCGGGAATCGTTCCCAGCAGGCTGGCAAGCTGGTTTTTGGAGATATCAAGCGTCAACTCGTTGGCGCCCTCTTTTTGGTCGCTCAAAAAGAGAAAATGCGCGGCCAGCCTCCCCGGCACCTCCCGGAGGGAAAGACTTTCGATCATGCCGGTAAAGAGGCGCAGGCGGCGGGCCAATAAGGCCATCATATTGAGGGCCAGCGCCGGATTTTTTTTGATCAGATTCACAAAGGCGGGGCGGGGAAAAAAGAAGGTACGGCTGTCTTCCATGGCCTCTGCATACGCGGGGAAACGCTCGCCGGCAAAAACAGGGACCTCCCCGAAGGGTTCGCCAACGGAGCTTATGTGGAGAATCTGCTCTTTGCCGTCGGGGGAGAGTTTAAATATTTTTACCCGGCCCGAAACGATTACGTAGAAACCCTCAGCCTCGTCGCCCTCGGAAAAAATCACCTGGCCCCGTTTGATTAATTTTGCTACCATTATCCGTGCCAGAGCCTGAAGTTGCTCAACGGGCAGGCCTTCAAACAAAGGGACAGCGGCAATCTGGTTTATGATTTCCATGTTTTTCCCAGTTCCATTCTAATGCAAATTAACATTCCCTTTTGACTTAAGTCAAGGCTTATGGATTTTTTTCATGTATAGTGCAATCAAGTTTTGGGGAAAATTATTTATGGAGGTATAACCATGCAATGTCCGGGACAAGATACGCGCTACTGGAAACCGGGGGCCATCTTCGAGTTTCCCTGTACCCACTGCGGCCATCCGATAGAATTCTTCAAGGATG comes from the Syntrophales bacterium genome and includes:
- a CDS encoding Crp/Fnr family transcriptional regulator — its product is MEIINQIAAVPLFEGLPVEQLQALARIMVAKLIKRGQVIFSEGDEAEGFYVIVSGRVKIFKLSPDGKEQILHISSVGEPFGEVPVFAGERFPAYAEAMEDSRTFFFPRPAFVNLIKKNPALALNMMALLARRLRLFTGMIESLSLREVPGRLAAHFLFLSDQKEGANELTLDISKNQLASLLGTIPETLSRILARMSNEGLIAIREARQIQILNRAGLKKLAEGEKRLS